The genomic DNA CTCTCTTGAAAATCTCGATTCTAGCTTTTTCTTTTAATTTTCCGGCCTTTTCTTTTAATTCCTTTTCAATGAATTTTTTCAATAAATTTGCCCTTTTCCCAATGGTTTTTCTTTTTTCTTTTGGCAAGTCTTTTAAACCCTTTAATAAAAGACTGATTTCTCCTCGTTTACCTAAATATTTTCTAAAAATTTGGTCTAATTTTCTTAAATCTTTAGCCTTTTTTATCTCTTTTTTAACCTCTTTTTTAAGAGGAATTAGTCTCTTCATATATTCTATTTTAACTTATTTTTTATCATTTTGCAATAAAAAAACCCACAAAAATTAAGTGGGCCTAGTGGAAATTGTGTTTATTTAAGTAAATTTTGAATCTGCTCAAAGGCTTCTATGAATTTTAGTCCTTTTCTAGTAGTTTTCCAATGCTCTTTTTTTTCAACTATCAGTCCTCTTTCTTTGAGAAAATCAAGGTAGCTATTTAGCAGGTCAAAGGGCAGATTTGCGTTATGCATAATATGAGTTTTACGAGTAGGTCTCTTACATACTATCAGTATGTCAAATCTAATCCTGAGTTTACTACGACGTTTGCGCTGAGAGGAACTCATCTTTTTATTCACCTTTTAAAGAGCCAAATCTCCTAACTTTTTTTCTACCAGATTTTAAAAAAATTGTCAATATTTTAAATAAAAAACCCACAAAAAAGTGGGCTATGGAGCTTTCTAGACCGTTACTTTAGTGAGATATTGCTATTCCATCTCTACTAATATCTTTTCAAGAGACTCGGAAGGGTTCTTTGTCTTTGTAATGGGAATTCCAACCACTATTATATCTGCGCCGTTACGAATGGCTTCCCCTGGAGTGACTATTTGCTTGTGTCTTGTATCCTCGTACCATTCGGGTCGAATTCCCGGTACTGTCTTTATTATTTCAAGATCCCGAACTATCTCTAAAGTAGTACCAGGCAGGATTATTCCATGACAACCAACTTTAATAGCGACTTCGGCAAAGTGTCTTACTGTTCCTCCAAAAGAGCGGTAAAAGTGTTCCTGGCAATAACCCTCGGTATAGTGAGTTAACACTGTAAGAGCAAGGACTTTGGTTTTACTCCCTTCAACTATTTGGATAGCTTCTGGAAGTAGATCATCGGCCAGGGCATAGACATTTAGATAATCTACGCCCATATTTACTAAATTCTCTATAACTGAAGTCATTGTTCTTCTACCGTTCCACATTTTTAAATCGGTAAAGACCGGCCTTCCGAATTGTTGCACATTTTCGAGTGCATCTTCTACGCCTCTCTTTAGTAGATAATCCAGATTGACTTTAAAGCCGAAGTTCCCTTTTATCTCCGAGAGCTGCTCAGCTATCTCTAAAGTTTCTCTTTCTCGTTTAGTTAAACCATCTAAAGCGACGAAAAGGAGGGGTTTCATCTTGTTCCCCCTTCTTTGACTGGTTTTAGTCCTCTTTTTACCTGCCAACCTAATGGATCTGCTAGGAACTCTCGATAGCCATCGATGGCTTTCTGAGGGCCTGTATGGTGTTTCTCTGCCACTTCTAAAAGTTCTGGCAAAGTTAAAAGATATATCATTTCAATCTCATGTTCTTCCAGGGCCTTAATCGCCACTGGGTTGTCATAGAAAAGAATAGTTGCAGCATGGGTGGCTTTATAGCCTTTTCCTCTTAATGCAATGACACCATTACGGGTTGTCTCGGCGAAATTAACCAATTCTTCTATTACTAATCCATTGGCACCAGGTCTAATCTCTGGATTATTAGCAATTCCAGTAATTAGTTCTTTTTGGCCACCTTTTTTTCTGAGCCCCCGAATATATACAAAAGGCATTGTTTTTCCTGAAATTTTTTCTAGTTCTTCACTAAGCAACCATCCAGGAATCATTCCCCCGGTAACATTGCCAGCAACGAAATCTATGTCTATGGAAGATAAAATGAAATCTACCCGAGGAACTCTCTCTGCAACTCGAAGAGCTAATTGGTGGGTAAGAGTTTTCATTATTCTCTTTCGGCCCACTAGACCTTTAATAGAGATATAGCCAGGGCCCCAGTTTCCGGAAGCGTATAAGAAAGGCTCCTCGCCAGCATCGACATCTCTAATTTCCACTGCTTTTGCCTTCAAGATCATCAAAGCAACCTCTTCTATACTTATTTTCTTTTCCATAATCTCAATCCTCCTAAATTTTTAAGGAACATCTCCTGTTTTTAGTTCTATCATATTTTTTGAAGTTGTCAATTTAAAATAAAAAATCCCACTAAACCAAAGGTTTAGTGGGTGTTCAAATTTTTTGTCTTATTCTCATACCCAGCCAACTTCTCGAGCCACACATTCTTTTATTTTGAACAAAGAATCAGCAAGTCTTTTCCCTCTCTCTGTTAACTCAATTGTGACATGCTCTATGTATTTTTCTACCAGTCTCTTCTTTTCTAGTTTTCTCAGAATTTTATGAACAGTTGTCCGATGAAACCCGCTCTTTTTAGTTATTGTTGAAGAGCGAGTATAACCTGCTTTTATTAGGTCCAAAATTTTCTTCTCATTGGGTGTCAAATCTCTGATTGGTGCTGTAAGGTCTTCAATCGATGCTTTATAGCCTCCATTAGTTTTTTTAATGCTACCAGTTTCTATCCCCTTCTTTAACAGCTCCTGCGCCTCATTTATCTCCATAGATCTCTTAAATATAGCCTGCCATTTTCGATTTAAATGGGTGATTATCCAATATACCGAAAATTCAGATCTGCCGGTTTCTTTTAGACAATTTTTGGTACCTTTGATGAAATGATAATAGGAAGAGACACTGAAACGAAATAAGTAAGAAAGGCGGATTAAGTTCTCTGGATGATTCACCTTTATGAGGCCTTTATCTTTCAATCTTTTTATAAATCCCTTGAGGACCGGAAGATTTAATTTCGACCTTATTTCTTCGTATGTTTTTCTTCCTTCTCGGAACTCTAGAAGAATACGTTCCGGATTTAACTCTTGATGTGCTCGATGTGTGGGTATAGGTAATGCATCAAATTCTTCGACTCCACTAATTATTTCATTGATATCATTTCCAAATGAAGTTCTTTTGAGTCGGCCGTCTTTTTGTTTTTCAAGCAACCCGGTCTCTATTAAAAGGATTAAATGATTATCCCTTATCTTGCTTTTGCTGTAGGTTCTAGTATTCTTCACAAGACCCTTTTCTATTAGGCGTTGGTGGATATTGCTATCGCTCAATATTTTGTGTCCATTGAAAGCTTTCAAAATTGACCTTCTGATTAAATTCTTAATAGCATAGAGCACTTTTCCAAAGAGTTGAGATACATAATCGTTTTTAATATAAGTATGAGAATGTGGGGCCTGACTATTCTTTTTTAACTCCAACTTATTTGCCTCCCGATAAAATTTTTAAAGACCAGATCTCTATTTTAGAAATATCATATTTTTAAAAAATGTCAAAATTTTAAATAAAAATAAGAGATGAAAGCTTTCATCTCTTATGGAGTTGCTTTGAGGTCGGATAAGTTTATTTTTTCCCCTTTTTCAAGTTTCCCAAGGGCTTGTTCTCGCTTTTCTTCTATTTCTGGTTTCTTAGTTATTCCTTTTGTTATCTTCTCGAGATCTATCCATTCATCGCTCACTTTTTTCAGTTCTGCAGAAAGCGAGGCTGCCGTACTCACCACTTTTACTTTCTTTCCTTTTTCTTTAGCAAAAAGAAGGGCCGGCAGAAAGTGATGGTCTCCGGATACAAGGATAATAGTTGAAATGTTATCATCTATAGCACAGCGATAAATACCGTCGCTAATCCAAGGATCAATCTCGCTTTGAGGTCTTTGCCCTTTCAAAAGTGGCCTTTTTTTTATTTCGAATCCCTTTTCCTTTAAATGACTGAGAAATTTTAAAGTTTTTAAAGTCTCCTCAGGATATTTTGGTTTCGTAATATCCACACTTCTGTAATAAATTGGCGGTCTAGCTAATTCTTTTCCCCTTGCTAAGCGTTTTTTGAATTCTTCGAAATCACTTATTTCCAATCCTCCAAGTTCTCTTAAAGAAAAATAGAGATTCTCGCCATCAGTCAGGATAACGACTTTTTCTGGTATCACCTCTTCTTTTTTCCGGAAAAACCTCTTCAAGACTTTTATTAATCTTTCCTTACCTCTCATCTTTTATCACCTATGTCAAAGAACTATTACACCTTAATATAACATTAAAGATTTAGTCTGTCAAGTAGGAATCTATTTCAAATTAACTTTTCCTTTTTCAGGGCAGGAAGGAGGCTCAAAATTTTTATATCTACCTTTGTATTTTTTGGCGGTTTCATTAAGAAATTAACCAATTTTTTAAGAGGAACTTTTATCACCTCTATTTCTTCTTCTGCGGTTTCTTTACTTTCTTTTTTACCAACGAATTCAACATCTGGAGCAAAAAAGAAAATAACTTCATCGGCAATCGATGCGGGATTTATTGGCACAGAAAAAATAGGGATAAGCTTCTTGGCTCTAAAACCAGTTTCTTCTAATAATTCTCTTTTAGCAGCCTCTTTTTCTGATTCTTGCCTTTTATCAGTTAAACCGGCCGGGAGTTCAATCACCCAAGAATTTACAGGCACTCTAAAAATCCTTTCCAAAATTACTTCTTTTTTCTTAGTCAAAGCAAAAATCATTACTATCCTTTTGTAGATTTTCTTTTTTATATATTCCCAGGCCCCTTTTCTCCCGCTTTTAGTTAGATATTGTTTTTTTATTACTTTTATGTATTTTCCCTTATAAACTTCTTTTTTATTAAGAATTTTCATAGATTTAATCGTTTCCTATAAATTGAGTAGGCTCAATTTTAGCCATATTTTGGCCAACAACATTTTTTATACCCCAGTAGTAGAAGCTGTGCTTCACTACGGGGCTTCGCTTCGCTCGTTTTTTACTTACCATGGCAATGTTTGTATTTTACCGGACGACCATCAGGTTTTCTCGCTCCGCAAGGGCAAGGATCGTTACGACCAACTTTTTTGGGTTTTGAATGTGACAAAACAGAAGAACTAACAACTGGTCGGGAAATTGGAGCCCTAGCCCTAACTGCCCCCGGAGTAGTGCTAATTTTTAAAATGGTATGGACAATACTTAATTCAATTGTCTCTAAAAGTCTTTTGAACATTTTGTGTCCCTCATTTTTATATTCAACTAAGGGGTCTCGACGACCGTAGGCTCTAAGTCTTACTGAATCTCTTAAATGCTCCATATTTTTTAAGTGTTCTATCCACAGCATATCCAAAATTCGAAGACTGATATTTTTTTCAGTTTGGCGAAGGCGTTCTTCACCTACCTCCTTTTCTTTTTCCTCATAATCTTTAATTGAGAAACTAGTTTTTTCTATCATTTTTAAAATTTTTTCCCGGAGTTCTTGAGAAGAAGCCTTGAGGATTTCCTTTCTTTTTCTATAAATTGCTTCTCGGTGTTTATTCATCACATCATCATATTCCAAAACATGTTTTCTTGCATCAAAATGAATACCCTCAATTTTTGCCTGGGCCTGTTCAATAGCCCCGGAAATGAGTTTAGTTTCAATTGACTGATCTTCAGGAATTTTTAAAATTTCCATTAAAGATTTTATTCTATCTCCACCAAAAATCCTTAATAAATCGTCTTCCAAAGAAACAAAAAATTGGGAAGATCCCGGATCTCCCTGGCGACCAGCCCTTCCTCGAAGCTGGTTATCAATTCTTCTGGCTTCATGTCTTTCAGTGCCAATAACATGCAGTCCCCTAAATTCTATAACCTTTTTTGCCTCTTCTGTGTTTTGAGGATTTCCTCCCAAAATTATATCAACACCACGACCTGCCATATTTGTTGCTACTGTCACCGCCCCTATTTTTCCAGCCTGGGCAATAATCTGACCTTCTTTTTCATGATACTTAGCATTTAAGATTTGGTGGGGAATTCCCTCTTTTTCTAATAATTTTCCTAAATATTCATTTTTTTCCACTGATCTAGTTCCAGCCAAAACTGGTTGACCCAGTTCGTGTCTTTCTTTAATTTCTCTTATTACCGCCTTAAATTTCCCCTTTTCAGTTTTATAAATCCGGTCAGGCAGAGCAACTCTTATCATTGGTTTATTGGTCGGAACAACAATCACTTCCAATCCATAAACCTTATAAAGTTCTTCAGCCGAAGTAACAGCGGTACCAGTCATTCCAGCTAATTTTTCATAAAGACGGAAGTAATTTTGAAAAGTAATGGTGGCTAAAGTCAGAGATTCCGGCCGGACCACAACTCCCTCTTTTGCCTCAATTGCCTGGTGGAGCCCTCCTGACCATCTTCTGCCTGGCATCAACCTGCCGGTAAATTCATCAACAATAATAACCCAGCCATCTTTAACAATATAATCTCTATCCTTGGCAAAAAATGGCTTGCCATCAGCAGGATTAATTGCTTGGGCTCTCAAGGCCTGTTCTAAATGATGTAAATATCTAATTCCTTTTTCAGTATAAATATTTTCCATTCCCAGGATTTTTTCAATTTTTGAAATCCCCTCTTCGGTTAGAGTCACCACTCTCATTTTTTCATCAATTTGATAATCAGTTTTTTGATCTAGTCTGGGAATTATTCTAGCAAACTCTTCATACCATTTTGAAGATTCTGTATCGGGCGCTGAAATAATTAAGGGAGTTCTAGCTTCATCAATTAAAATAAAATCAACTTCGTCAACAATAGCATAATGGAATTTTCTCTGAACTTGATCGGTTATTGTATAAACCATGTTATCTCTTAAATAATCAAAGCCAAATTCATTATTGGTTCCATAGGTAATATCAGCCAAATAGGCCTCCGATCTTTTACAGGGTCTTAAAAAATCCTCAACTACCTTAAAGCCACCTAATGTATCTCGAATTTTTTCTTCTTCTTCATCTGGCTTTTTATAATTTGGATCATACAAAAATGCCTGTTCATGATTCAGGCATCCCACTGACAAACCCAATAGATAATAAATTTGTCCCATCCAGACAGTATCACGTCTGGCCAGATAATCATTAACAGTAACCAGATGGCATCCTTTTTCTTCCAAAGCATTTAAATATAGAGGTAAAGTAGCAGCTAAGGTCTTTCCTTCACCTGTTTTCATTTCAGCGATTTTTCCCTGATGTAAAACAATTCCTCCGATTAGCTGGCAATCGTAATGACGTTGACGAAGAGTCCTTTTGGCTGATTCTCTGACTAAGGCAAAGGCTTCAGGCAATAAATCATCTAATATCTCTCCTTTCTTTAGTCTCTCTTTAAATTCAACAGTTTTTTCCTTTAATTTTTCATTAGAAAAACTCTCAAATTTTAATTCGAGAGAATTTATTTTTTCAATCAGAGGCTTTAATTTTTTTAAATATTTTTCATTGGCATCGCCAAAAATTTTAGTAAGAAATGACATATTTTTATTTTAATCCCTTCTCAAAAAAAAATAAAGCCCGTAGATGGGCTTGAATCTTTATTAAAAAACTATTTATGATGTTAAAGAGCTGTTTCTTCGTCGATCTCACTATCACTTTTGTCCACATGTACTGCTTCCAACTGGCTTGTATCCAGCCTCTGTATTTCTGATCCGCTGAGATCTACTATATTCGCTTTTCCAATGATTTTCACTTCTTCTATCTCTACATTAGAGAGGTCAATCAGGTTAGCAAATTGGACTTCCACTGTAAGTTTACTGCCTTTTCCACCTTCACTTCCTGAATAATCTAACCTGTTTACCGCTTTGTGCTTGTGGGTTACGCTTCCGCTAATTTCGGATTCACTGTGGTCTTCGCTAGGCAATGTTTTAACCTGTCTCACATACGTTTCAAATAACTCATTCATTTTTTATATCTCCACTATATATTATAAATATTTTTTCAATCTTGTCAAGATTTTGAGACTATCTAAACATGGTTGGCATCGCCAAAGATTTTAGTAAGAAATGACATATTTTTATTTTAACATTAAAAATCAAAAAAAAAGAGAGCTTTTAGCTCCCCTTGGGTAAACAATTGGGTTTAGCTCCTTACAAGGAAAGAAGTAAAATAAAAAACTATTCCTTCCTCATCGCTCCAAGTTTTTTCAAAGACCTCTTTCTGGAAGAAAGGCAATACTTTTTCATAAAAAGCTATTGCCTCCTTATCGTCAGTACAGGTCTCAATTAAAAGGCCGGTTACTTTAAAGCCTGCATTGAGCCAGTGTTTTCTGACTTCCACTAGAGAAGTATTAAGGAGATTTTTCCCAATCCCTTGCCTCTGAGTTTTTTGTTTAACAGCAATCGCCGAAAGTTCAAGTAAAAGTTCATCGCCTCTGATATCATAAGGGCTCAAAACAATAAAGCCAACAATTGCTCCACCTTCTTCAGCCACAAAACACTGGGGAGTAAATAATCCTTCCTCTTTCATCCAGTCTTTTATCTTTTCAAGTGTTAGTTCAGGATATATCTCTTGCTG from Patescibacteria group bacterium includes the following:
- a CDS encoding GNAT family N-acetyltransferase — encoded protein: MKIRKMKETEIEEVMKIEQQEIYPELTLEKIKDWMKEEGLFTPQCFVAEEGGAIVGFIVLSPYDIRGDELLLELSAIAVKQKTQRQGIGKNLLNTSLVEVRKHWLNAGFKVTGLLIETCTDDKEAIAFYEKVLPFFQKEVFEKTWSDEEGIVFYFTSFLVRS
- a CDS encoding NYN domain-containing protein, whose protein sequence is MRGKERLIKVLKRFFRKKEEVIPEKVVILTDGENLYFSLRELGGLEISDFEEFKKRLARGKELARPPIYYRSVDITKPKYPEETLKTLKFLSHLKEKGFEIKKRPLLKGQRPQSEIDPWISDGIYRCAIDDNISTIILVSGDHHFLPALLFAKEKGKKVKVVSTAASLSAELKKVSDEWIDLEKITKGITKKPEIEEKREQALGKLEKGEKINLSDLKATP
- a CDS encoding orotidine 5'-phosphate decarboxylase, producing MKPLLFVALDGLTKRERETLEIAEQLSEIKGNFGFKVNLDYLLKRGVEDALENVQQFGRPVFTDLKMWNGRRTMTSVIENLVNMGVDYLNVYALADDLLPEAIQIVEGSKTKVLALTVLTHYTEGYCQEHFYRSFGGTVRHFAEVAIKVGCHGIILPGTTLEIVRDLEIIKTVPGIRPEWYEDTRHKQIVTPGEAIRNGADIIVVGIPITKTKNPSESLEKILVEME
- the secA gene encoding preprotein translocase subunit SecA, which gives rise to MSFLTKIFGDANEKYLKKLKPLIEKINSLELKFESFSNEKLKEKTVEFKERLKKGEILDDLLPEAFALVRESAKRTLRQRHYDCQLIGGIVLHQGKIAEMKTGEGKTLAATLPLYLNALEEKGCHLVTVNDYLARRDTVWMGQIYYLLGLSVGCLNHEQAFLYDPNYKKPDEEEEKIRDTLGGFKVVEDFLRPCKRSEAYLADITYGTNNEFGFDYLRDNMVYTITDQVQRKFHYAIVDEVDFILIDEARTPLIISAPDTESSKWYEEFARIIPRLDQKTDYQIDEKMRVVTLTEEGISKIEKILGMENIYTEKGIRYLHHLEQALRAQAINPADGKPFFAKDRDYIVKDGWVIIVDEFTGRLMPGRRWSGGLHQAIEAKEGVVVRPESLTLATITFQNYFRLYEKLAGMTGTAVTSAEELYKVYGLEVIVVPTNKPMIRVALPDRIYKTEKGKFKAVIREIKERHELGQPVLAGTRSVEKNEYLGKLLEKEGIPHQILNAKYHEKEGQIIAQAGKIGAVTVATNMAGRGVDIILGGNPQNTEEAKKVIEFRGLHVIGTERHEARRIDNQLRGRAGRQGDPGSSQFFVSLEDDLLRIFGGDRIKSLMEILKIPEDQSIETKLISGAIEQAQAKIEGIHFDARKHVLEYDDVMNKHREAIYRKRKEILKASSQELREKILKMIEKTSFSIKDYEEKEKEVGEERLRQTEKNISLRILDMLWIEHLKNMEHLRDSVRLRAYGRRDPLVEYKNEGHKMFKRLLETIELSIVHTILKISTTPGAVRARAPISRPVVSSSVLSHSKPKKVGRNDPCPCGARKPDGRPVKYKHCHGK
- a CDS encoding NUDIX hydrolase, whose product is MKILNKKEVYKGKYIKVIKKQYLTKSGRKGAWEYIKKKIYKRIVMIFALTKKKEVILERIFRVPVNSWVIELPAGLTDKRQESEKEAAKRELLEETGFRAKKLIPIFSVPINPASIADEVIFFFAPDVEFVGKKESKETAEEEIEVIKVPLKKLVNFLMKPPKNTKVDIKILSLLPALKKEKLI